A window of the Lactuca sativa cultivar Salinas chromosome 7, Lsat_Salinas_v11, whole genome shotgun sequence genome harbors these coding sequences:
- the LOC111890481 gene encoding callose synthase 2-like — translation MANNRRRSNEQPPTRLLHTQSIGGSSSIEPMMDSEVVPSSLVQIAPILRVANEVEPTNSRVAYLCRFYAFEKAHNLDPKSSGRGVRQFKTALLQRLQREDKTTLEGRTQSDAREMQSYYQNYFMKYIQALKAEKADRTRLTKAYQTAAVLFEVLKAVNFTESVEVADEILEAHTKIAEKTEMYVPYNILPLDPDSSNQAIMRYPEIQASVTALRSTRGLPWPKGYKKKVNEDILDWLQAMFGFQKDNVSNQREHLILLLANVHIRRFPNPDQQPKLDDCALTEVMKKLFKNYKKWCKYLGRKSSLWLPNIQQEVQQRKLLYMGLYLLIWGEAANLRFMPECLCYIYHHMAFEVYAILAGSVSPLNGENIKPAYGGEKEAFLKKVVTPIYDTIAQEARKCKRGKTKHSQWRNYDDLNEYFWSVDCFRLGWPMRDKSDFFCRPDDDEKKPDTSDHWMGKINFVEIDSFWHIFRSFDRMWSFFILSLQAMIIIAWNGSGELNSIFDGVVFKKVLSIFITAAILKLAHAVIDVFIMWNARFYMSFHVKLRYVLKALTAGAWVVILPITYSYSWKNPSGFEETIKNWFGNGESSPSMFIIAVVIYLFPNILSGLLFLLPFIRRNLEKSDYKIVRFVMWWSQLSLYVGRGMHEDPLSLIKYTIFWVLLIASKLAFSYYLEIKPLVGPTKAIMRLHIRRYEWHEFFPQANSNIGVVITLWAPIILVYFMDTQIWYAIFSTIFGGIYGAFRRLGEIRTLGMLRSRFQSLPVAFNDCLIPEENNQMIEHRLTVTPSHRMTKEPTNNKEETTRFAHMWNKIITTFREEDLISNREMDLLLMPCWADFDLNLIRWPPFLLASKLPIALDMAKDSNGNDRLLQKRLNADNYMLCAVQECYVSTQNILNFLVEGGTEKAIMKEIFEKVDHHIKEGDLLSVFDMSYLPSLTNHFIRLIEYLKENKATDRDEIVIVLLNMLEVVNIDILDEPLSSMVESSHKYFADLNFPVIGETEAWKEKIRRLHLLLTEKESAMDVPSNLEARRRISFFSNSLFMDMPKAPKVRNMISFSVLTPYYNEDVLFSMDALEKPNEDGVSILFYLQKIFPDEWNNFLERVEYSNEEEMKGDLDSEELLRLWASYRGQTLTKTVRGMMYYRQALELQAFIDMANDDELMKGYNPAESNTEEYLRNERSTLAQCRAVADMKFTYVISSQQYGIHKRLGDARAHDILRLMTTYPSLRVAYIDEVEETSIDELENVVTKVSYYSVLVKAVPKSADASDQFQSLDQVIYRIKLPGAAILGEGKPENQNHAIIFTRGEGLQTIDMNQDNYMEEAFKMRNLLQEFLIKHGVRTPTILGLREHIFTGSVSSLAWFMSNQETSFVTIGQRLLANPLKVRFHYGHPDVFERLFHLTRGGISKASKIINLSEDIFAGFNSTLRGGNVTHHEYIQVGKGRDVGLNQISLFEAKIAQGNGEQTMSRDIYRLGHRFDFFRMLSCYFTTIGFYFNTLLTVLIVYVFLYGRLYLVLSGLERELNTNKAIARNKPLHVALASQSFVQIGFLMALPMIMEIGLERGFRSALTDFVLMQLQLASVFFTFSLGTKTHYYGRTLLHGGAQYRPTGRGFVVFHAKFSENYRLYSRSHFVKGIELLILLVVYEIFGESYTSSVAYMLITVSMWFMVGTWLFAPFLFNPSGFEWQKIVDDWSDWSKWISNRGGIGVSGDKSWESWWEKEQDHLVSSGVKGIVIEILLAVRFFIYQFGLVYHLNITKSKSFLVYGISWLVIFAGLLVMKGMAYCRKSLSNDYQLAFRLIKGLIAITFFSILITIIAQPHMSIKDIIVCVLALMPTGWGMLLIAQALKPFLKQTGFWSSVRTLAQYYEIIMGLLLFTPIAFLAWFPFVSEFQTRMLFNQAFSRGLQISRILGGGQKKNRSSRIKE, via the exons ATGGCCAATAATCGAAGAAGGTCTAACGAGCAACCGCCTACTCGGCTGCTACACACTCAATCAATCGGCGGTAGTTCGAGTATTGAACCTATGATGGATAGCGAGGTGGTACCTTCATCTCTTGTTCAAATTGCACCTATTCTTCGTGTTGCTAATGAAGTTGAACCTACAAATTCAAGAGTTGCCTACTTAT GTCGGTTCTATGCCTTTGAGAAAGCCCACAATCTAGATCCAAAATCAAGTGGACGTGGTGTTCGCCAGTTCAAAACTGCTCTACTTCAACGTCTACAGAGG GAAGACAAAACCACATTAGAAGGACGAACACAGAGCGATGCACGTGAAATGCAGAGTTATTATCAAAATTACTTCATGAAATACATTCAAGCCTTGAAGGCCGAAAAAGCTGACCG TACTCGCCTTACAAAAGCTTATCAGACTGCTGCTGTGCTGTTTGAGGTTTTAAAGGCTGTTAACTTCACAGAGTCTGTCGAGGTGGCAGATGAG ATTTTGGAAGCTCACACTAAGATTGCTGAGAAGACAGAGATGTATGTTCCTTATAATATACTTCCACTTGATCCAGATAGTTCAAATCAAGCTATAATGAGATATCCTGAG ATTCAAGCTTCTGTTACTGCACTGCGTAGTACCAGGGGACTTCCATGGCCGAAAGGCTACAAGAAGAAAGTAAATGAAGACATTCTTGATTGGCTACAGGCTATGTTTGGTTTTCAG AAAGATAATGTCTCAAATCAGAGAGAGCATTTAATCTTGTTGCTTGCAAATGTTCACATTCGCCGGTTCCCAAACCCTGATCAACAACCTAAG cTGGATGATTGTGCGCTTACCGAAGTTATGAAGAAACTTTTTAAGAATTACAAAAAATGGTGCAAATATTTGGGTCGCAAAAGTAGTCTTTG GTTGCCAAATATTCAACAAGAAGTGCAACAAAGAAAATTATTGTACATGGGTCTATATCTTCTCATATGGGGTGAAGCTGCAAACTTGAGATTTATGCCAGAATGCCTTTGCTATATATATCATCAC ATGGCATTTGAAGTATATGCTATTCTGGCTGGTAGTGTTAGTCCTTTGAATGGTGAGAATATTAAACCTGCATATGGTGGTGAAAAAGAGGCATTTTTGAAGAAAGTAGTGACTCCTATTTATGATACAATAGCACAG GAAGCTAGAAAATGCAAAAGGGGAAAGACAAAACATTCTCAATGGAGAAACTATGATGATCTAAATGAATACTTCTG GTCAGTTGACTGTTTTCGTTTGGGATGGCCAATGCGTGACAAATCTGATTTCTTTTGTCGGCCTGATGATGAT GAGAAAAAACCCGATACAAGTGATCATTGGATGGGAAAAATCAACTTTGTTGAGATAGATTCATTTTGGCATATCTTTAGGAGCTTCGATAGAATGTGGAGCTTTTTCATTTTGTCTTTACAg GCAATGATTATTATAGCATGGAATGGATCTGGTGAACTAAATTCTATCTTTGATGGGGTTGTGTTCAAGAAAGTATTAAGCATTTTCATAACTGCAGCAATATTGAAACTTGCACATG CTGTCATTGATGTATTTATAATGTGGAATGCAAGATTCTACATGTCATTCCATGTGAAGCTTCGATATGTTTTGAAAGCTCTAACTGCAGGAGCTTGGGTGGTGATTTTACCGATAACATATTCGTATAGTTGGAAAAATCCATCTGGATTTGAAGAAACTATTAAGAATTGGTTTGGAAATGGAGAAAGTTCACCTTCTATGTTCATCATAGCAGTTGTTATTTACCTATTTCCAAATATACTTTCTGGATTATTATTCCTCCTACCCTTTATACGAAGAAATCTAGAGAAATCAGACTATAAAATTGTGAGGTTTGTGATGTGGTGGTCTCAG CTTTCACTTTATGTTGGGAGGGGAATGCATGAAGATCCTCTCTCCCTTATCAA GTACACTATATTTTGGGTTCTCCTTATAGCTTCAAAGTTAGCTTTCAGTTACTACTTAGAG ATAAAGCCTCTAGTGGGTCCAACAAAAGCAATTATGCGACTTCACATTAGACGTTATGAATGGCATGAATTCTTCCCTCAAG CTAACAGCAATATTGGCGTTGTCATTACACTATGGGCTCCTATCATTCTT GTCTATTTTATGGATACTCAAATATGGTATGCCATCTTTTCCACAATATTTGGTGGAATTTATGGTGCATTTCGGCGTCTTGGAGAG ATTCGAACTTTAGGGATGTTGAGAAGCCGGTTTCAGTCACTGCCAGTTGCTTTCAATGACTGCTTAATTCCAGAAGAAAATAACCAAATGATTGAGCATAGGCTCACTGTTACTCCATCCCATAGAATGACTAAG GAACCAACCAATAATAAAGAGGAGACAACAAGGTTTGCTCATATGTGGAATAAAATCATTACAACTTTCAGGGAAGAAGATTTGATAAGCAACAG GGAAATGGACCTTTTACTTATGCCATGTTGGGCTGATTTTGACTTGAATCTTATTCGGTGGCCACCATTTTTACTTGCTAGCAAG CTTCCAATAGCCTTGGACATGGCAAAAGACAGCAATGGAAATGACCGATTACtacaaaagaggttgaatgcagACAATTATATGCTTTGTGCTGTTCAGGAATGCTATGTTTCAACccaaaatattttaaattttcttgTTGAAGGGGGAACTGAAAAGGC AATTATGAAGGagatttttgaaaaagttgatcaTCACATTAAGGAGGGAGATTTACTAAGTGTGTTTGATATGAGTTACTTGCCTAGCCTCACTAATCATTTCATCCGGCTTATTGAATATCTG aAAGAAAATAAAGCAACTGACAGGGACGAGATTGTCATTGTGCTACTTAACATGCTGGAGGTGGTAAACATAGACATCTTGGATGAGCCATTATCTAG CATGGTAGAATCAAGCCATAAGTATTTCGCAGATCTAAATTTTCCTGTTATAGGAGAGACTGAAGCTTGGAAAGAGAAA ATCAGAAGGCTTCATTTGTTGCTTACAGAAAAAGAATCTGCTATGGATGTTCCATCAAACTTAGAAGCCAGAAGGCGTATCTCTTTCTTCTCAAATTCTTTGTTTATGGATATGCCTAAGGCACCCAAAGTTCGAAATATGATATCTTTCTC ggttttgactCCTTATTATAATGAGGATGTTCTTTTCTCTATGGATGCCTTGGAAAAGCCTAATGAAGATGGAGTTTCCATTCTTTTCTACTTGCAAAAAATCTTTCCAG ATGAGTGGAACAACTTTCTAGAGAGGGTGGAATATAGCAATGAAGAAGAAATGAAAGGAGATTTAGATTCAGAAGAATTGTTGCGCCTTTGGGCTTCATATAGAGGCCAAACACTTACTAAGACTG TACGAGGCATGATGTACTATCGACAAGCATTGGAACTTCAAGCTTTCATTGACATGGCAAATGATGATG AGTTAATGAAAGGTTACAATCCTGCGGAATCTAACACGGAAGAATATTTAAGGAATGAAAGATCAACACTAGCACAATGTCGAGCAGTTGCAGATATGAAGTTCACATATGTCATCTCATCTCAGCAATATGGAATCCACAAAAGATTAGGCGATGCTCGTGCTCATGACATTTTGAGGCTTATGACAAC GTATCCTTCTCTTCGAGTTGCCTATATTGATGAGGTGGAAGAAACTAGCATTGATGAATTAGAAAATGTGGTTACCAAAGTTTCTTACTATTCAGTTCTTGTGAAAGCTGTACCAAAGTCTGCTGATGCCTCTGACCAATTTCAGAGCTTAGATCAG GTTATATATCGTATAAAACTTCCAGGAGCAGCCATACTTGGTGAGGGAAAACCAGAGAATCAAAATCATGCCATCATTTTCACACGTGGAGAAGGTCTACAGACAATAGACATGAACCAG GACAACTACATGGAAGAAGCCTTTAAAATGAGGAATTTACTTCAAGAGTTTCTTATCAAACATGGAGTGAGAACTCCAACCATACTTGGACTTAGGGAGCATATATTCACTGGAAG TGTATCTTCTCTTGCGTGGTTCATGTCAAACCAGGAGACGAGTTTTGTAACAATTGGACAACGATTATTGGCTAACCCATTGAA GGTTAGATTTCATTATGGGCATCCTGATGTGTTCGAAAGATTATTTCACTTAACTAGAGGAGGCATCAGCAAAGCTTCAAAAATCATCAATTTGAGCGAAGACATATTTGCag GTTTCAATTCCACACTACGTGGAGGAAACGTGACTCATCATGAATACATACAAGTTGGTAAAGGAAGAGATGTGGGCCTCAACCAGATCTCTTTATTCGAGGCAAAAATAGCACAAGGAAACGGTGAACAAACAATGAGTCGTGATATATACAGACTTGGACACCGTTTTGATTTTTTTCGTATGCTTTCATGCTATTTCACCACTATCGGATTCTACTTCAACACATTG CTGACTGTGCTCATTGTATACGTATTTCTCTATGGTCGCCTCTACCTCGTACTAAGTGGACTTGAAAGagaattaaacacaaataaagcAATCGCAAGAAACAAACCCCTTCACGTAGCTCTCGCATCTCAATCTTTCGTTCAAATCGGATTCCTCATGGCACTCCCAATGATAATGGAAATTGGACTCGAAAGAGGATTCCGAAGTGCATTAACCGATTTCGTCCTCATGCAACTCCAATTAGCTTCGGTTTTCTTCACATTCTCTCTCGGAACAAAAACCCATTACTACGGTCGCACTTTGCTTCACGGCGGCGCACAATACCGCCCCACCGGCCGTGGATTTGTAGTTTTTCACGCTAAATTTTCCGAGAACTACCGGCTATATTCTCGTAGCCACTTTGTAAAAGGAATCGAGCTTTTGATATTGCTTGTTGTGTATGAGATATTTGGAGAATCGTATACAAGTTCGGTTGCGTATATGTTGATTACAGTTTCGATGTGGTTTATGGTGGGAACATGGCTTTTTGCTCCGTTTCTTTTCAATCCTTCGGGGTTTGAGTGgcagaagattgttgatgattGGTCGGATTGGAGTAAGTGGATAAGTAATCGAGGTGGAATCGGTGTTTCCGGGGATAAAAGTTGGGAATCGTGGTGGGAGAAAGAGCAAGATCATCTTGTGTCTTCGGGGGTAAAGGGTATTGTTATAGAGATTTTGTTGGCAGTTCGGTTTTTTATTTATCAGTTTGGACTTGTATATCATCTCAACATCACAAAGAGCAAAAGTTTTCTG GTTTATGGAATTTCGTGGCTTGTAATCTTCGCAGGACTTCTTGTAATGAAG GGGATGGCATATTGTAGAAAGTCTCTTAGCAATGACTATCAGCTTGCATTCCGATTGATCAAGGGATTAATTGCTATAACTTTTTTTTCTATACTAATTACCATAATAGCACAACCTCATATGTCAATAAAGGATATAATTGTATGTGTCCTCGCCTTAATGCCTACG